In one Juglans regia cultivar Chandler chromosome 11, Walnut 2.0, whole genome shotgun sequence genomic region, the following are encoded:
- the LOC108993629 gene encoding protein EIN4 — MLRALAFGSVIAYLVLSVVAIDNDLTNCNCDDEGFWGIQSILECQKVSDFLIAVAYFSIPVELLYFVSCSNVPFKWVLLQFIAFIVLCGLTHLLNGWTYYRQHSFQLMLSLTIAKFLTALVSCATAITLLTLIPLLLKVKVRELFLRQNVLELDQEVGMMKKQTDASWHVRMLTRKIRKSLDKHTILYTTLVELSKTLDLQNCAVWMPNESRTEMNLTHELKTSSSKNYHRSLPINDPDVLEIRGSKGVRILRPESALGAASSGGSSESGAVAAIRMPMLRVSNFKGGTPELVDTCYAILVLVFPAANSRVWNYHEMQIVDVVADQVAVALSHAAVLEESHLMREQLGEKNRALQQAKKNAMMASQARNSFQKVMSHGMRRPMHSILGLLSMFPEENMSFEQRIIVDTMMKIGHVLSTLINDVMEISTKDNGRFQLEMRPFGLHSMIKEASCLAKCLCVYKGFSFDFNVQISLPDQVIGDERRAFQVILHMVGYLLNVYNGQGTVIFRVSRESGIDGKDDKPLGVWRSSMPDEHYIKFDIRISEQSSQSDGSISGVNHASRRHTSNEVKEGLSFSICKKLVQMMQGNIWISPNVMGVAQSMTLVLRFHTRPSFGRAIFAQGRSAEPVSNSQFRGLRVIIADEDGVNRIVTKKLLEKLGCQVTSVSSGFECLSALSAAEKSFRVVLLDLHMPEMDGFEVALRIRKLRSQNWPSIIALTASAEEDVMERCIRVGMSGVIRKPILLQGMADELRRVL; from the exons ATGTTAAGAGCATTAGCTTTTGGATCGGTGATTGCTTATCTTGTTCTATCTGTTGTTGCGATCGATAATGACCTTACTAATTGTAACTGTGACGATGAGGGCTTTTGGGGCATTCAGAGCATTTTAGAATGCCAGAAAGTGAGTGATTTCTTGATTGCAGTTGCATATTTTTCGATCCCTGTTGAGCTCCTTTACTTTGTTAGCTGCTCGAACGTCCCTTTCAAATGGGTACTTCTTCAGTTTATCGCCTTTATAGTCCTTTGTGGATTGACTCATTTGCTCAATGGATGGACTTATTATCGCCAACACTCATTCCAGTTGATGCTGTCCCTCACCATTGCCAAATTCCTCACAGCTTTGGTTTCATGTGCAACTGCAATTACTCTGTTGACTCTGATCCCTCTTCTTCTCAAAGTCAAAGTGAGAGAGCTATTCTTGAGGCAAAATGTATTGGAGTTAGATCAAGAGGTTGGGATGATGAAGAAACAGACGGACGCAAGTTGGCATGTACGAATGCTGACCAGAAAAATCCGAAAGTCGCTTGATAAGCATACCATACTATATACCACACTGGTCGAGCTTTCCAAGACTTTGGATTTGCAGAATTGTGCGGTTTGGATGCCAAATGAGAGCAGAACAGAGATGAACCTGACCCATGAATTGAAAACAAGTTCTTCAAAGAATTACCACCGTTCTCTCCCAATTAATGACCCAGATGTCTTAGAGATAAGAGGGAGCAAGGGAGTGAGGATTCTGAGGCCTGAGTCAGCACTAGGGGCTGCAAGCAGTGGTGGATCTTCTGAGTCAGGTGCTGTGGCTGCAATTCGGATGCCAATGCTTCgagtttcaaatttcaaagggGGGACACCAGAGCTGGTTGACACTTGCTATGCtatattggttttggtttttcctGCTGCAAACTCTAGAGTTTGGAATTATCATGAAATGCAGATAGTGGATGTTGTTGCTGACCAGGTGGCTGTGGCTCTGTCTCATGCTGCAGTTCTTGAAGAGTCTCATCTAATGAGAGAGCAGCTGGGTGAGAAAAATCGGGCATTACAACAAGCTAAGAAGAATGCAATGATGGCAAGTCAGGCAAGAAACTCCTTTCAGAAGGTGATGAGTCATGGAATGAGGAGGCCAATGCATTCAATTTTAGGCCTGCTCTCAATGTTTCCAGAGGAGAATATGAGCTTCGAACAGAGGATTATCGTTGACACAATGATGAAAATTGGCCATGTTCTCTCGACTTTGATAAATGACGTGATGGAGATTTCAACAAAGGATAATGGAAGGTTCCAATTAGAGATGCGGCCTTTTGGGCTACATTCCATGATCAAGGAAGCTTCTTGTCTTGCCAAGTGCTTGTGTGTATATAAAGGctttagttttgattttaatgTTCAGATCTCTTTGCCTGATCAGGTGATAGGTGATGAGAGAAGGGCCTTTCAAGTGATTTTGCACATGGTTGGGTATCTATTGAATGTCTATAATGGACAGGGAACTGTCATATTTCGGGTTTCTCGGGAGAGTGGTATTGATGGGAAGGATGATAAACCATTGGGAGTGTGGAGATCAAGCATGCCAGATGAGCATTACATAAAGTTTGACATTAGGATAAGTGAGCAAAGCTCCCAGTCAGATGGATCAATCTCAGGAGTAAATCATGCTAGTAGGAGGCACACCAGCAATGAAGTTAAGGAGGGCCTGAGCTTCAGCATCTGTAAAAAGCTCGTGCAG ATGATGCAAGGTAACATATGGATATCTCCGAATGTGATGGGTGTTGCACAAAGTATGACACTTGTCCTCAGGTTCCATACCCGACCATCGTTTGGAAGAGCTATATTTGCCCAGGGACGTTCCGCTGAGCCGGTGTCCAACTCACAGTTCAGAGGCCTTCGGGTTATAATAGCTGATGAAGATGGTGTAAATAGGATCGTTACCAAGAAGTTGCTTGAGAAGCTAGGTTGTCAAGTAACTTCTGTTTCATCTGGGTTCGAATGTCTGAGTGCTCTTAGCGCTGCAGAAAAATCATTCCGAGTTGTTCTTTTGGATCTTCATATGCCTGAAATGGATGGTTTTGAAGTGGCACTAAGAATACGGAAACTCCGCAGCCAGAATTGGCCTTCAATTATAGCCTTAACGGCTAGTGCCGAGGAAGATGTGATGGAGAGATGTATACGGGTGGGAATGAGTGGAGTGATCCGGAAACCTATTCTCTTGCAAGGAATGGCAGATGAGCTTCGAAGAGTCCTGTAA